A genomic window from Aquitalea aquatilis includes:
- the grpE gene encoding nucleotide exchange factor GrpE: protein MQENQNNATNEAAVDETINAAASEQTVEQTAEQRIAALEAQVAELQDQLLRSRADQENQRRRNAEELLNTQKYAINKFAQELVPVKDYLEMALLDKSGQIDTLKMGVDMTLKQLVAAFDKAQIKEISPAVGDKLDPHQHQAMSAEESDAEANTVLRVLQKGYQLAERTLRPAMVIVAKARA from the coding sequence ATGCAGGAAAACCAGAACAACGCGACCAACGAAGCCGCGGTCGACGAAACCATCAACGCTGCAGCCAGCGAACAGACTGTCGAGCAAACCGCCGAACAGCGCATCGCCGCACTGGAGGCACAGGTTGCCGAACTGCAGGATCAGTTGCTGCGCAGTCGTGCAGATCAGGAAAACCAGCGTCGTCGCAATGCTGAAGAGCTGCTTAACACCCAGAAGTACGCCATCAACAAGTTTGCCCAGGAGCTGGTACCGGTAAAGGACTACCTGGAAATGGCCCTGCTGGACAAGAGCGGTCAGATCGACACCCTGAAAATGGGTGTGGACATGACGCTGAAACAACTGGTGGCCGCCTTTGACAAGGCGCAGATCAAGGAAATTTCCCCGGCTGTGGGCGACAAGCTTGACCCGCACCAGCATCAGGCCATGAGCGCGGAAGAGTCCGATGCCGAAGCCAATACGGTGTTACGGGTGCTACAGAAAGGTTATCAGCTGGCTGAGCGCACGCTGCGTCCGGCCATGGTGATCGTGGCCAAGGCGCGTGCCTGA
- the aceA gene encoding isocitrate lyase, translating into MTTREQRIAAIQHDWDTNPRWKGIKRGYTAADVERLRGSVQVEHTLARQGAEKLWNLVNNEPYINCLGALTGGQAMQQVKAGIKAIYLSGWQVAADNNEYSAMYPDQSLYPVDSVPKVVERINNAFSRADEIQHSKGVEKGAAGFVDYYAPIVADAEAGFGGVLNAYELMKAMIRAGAGGVHFEDQLASVKKCGHMGGKVLVPTQEAIQKLIAARMAADVYGVPTLVIARTDAEAADLITSDYDANDKPFLTGERTAEGFYKTKKGLEQAISRAVAYADYADLVWCETGTPDLEFARKFAEAVHAKHPGKLLAYNCSPSFNWKKNLDDATIAKFQRELGAMGYKYQFITLAGIHSMWYNMYDLAQDYVARGMSAYVEKVQEPEFAARDRGYTFVSHQQEVGTGYFDDVTTVIQGGQSSVTALTGSTEEEQFH; encoded by the coding sequence ATGACTACTCGCGAACAACGTATCGCCGCCATTCAACATGACTGGGACACCAACCCGCGCTGGAAGGGTATCAAGCGTGGTTACACCGCCGCCGACGTAGAGCGTCTGCGTGGTTCGGTGCAAGTGGAACACACCCTGGCCCGCCAAGGCGCCGAGAAACTGTGGAACCTGGTCAACAACGAACCCTACATCAACTGTCTGGGCGCACTGACCGGTGGTCAGGCCATGCAGCAGGTCAAGGCTGGCATCAAGGCCATCTATCTGTCGGGCTGGCAGGTCGCTGCTGACAACAACGAATACTCCGCCATGTACCCGGACCAGTCCTTGTATCCGGTGGACTCGGTGCCGAAGGTGGTAGAGCGCATCAACAACGCGTTCAGCCGCGCCGACGAAATCCAGCACTCCAAGGGTGTTGAAAAGGGTGCCGCCGGTTTTGTTGACTACTACGCTCCCATCGTGGCCGACGCCGAAGCCGGTTTCGGTGGCGTACTGAACGCCTACGAACTGATGAAGGCCATGATCCGCGCTGGCGCGGGTGGCGTTCACTTTGAAGACCAACTGGCCTCGGTGAAGAAATGTGGCCACATGGGCGGCAAGGTACTGGTACCGACCCAGGAAGCCATCCAGAAGCTGATCGCTGCCCGTATGGCTGCCGACGTTTACGGCGTGCCCACCCTGGTGATTGCCCGTACCGATGCTGAAGCTGCTGATCTGATCACCAGCGACTACGATGCCAACGACAAGCCCTTCCTGACCGGCGAGCGCACTGCCGAAGGCTTCTACAAGACCAAGAAGGGTCTGGAACAAGCCATCAGCCGCGCCGTCGCCTACGCTGACTACGCCGACCTGGTATGGTGCGAAACCGGCACGCCGGATCTGGAATTTGCGCGCAAGTTTGCCGAAGCGGTACACGCCAAGCATCCGGGCAAGCTGCTGGCCTACAACTGCTCGCCGTCCTTCAACTGGAAAAAGAACCTGGACGATGCCACCATCGCCAAGTTCCAGCGCGAACTGGGTGCCATGGGCTACAAATACCAGTTCATCACTTTGGCTGGTATCCACAGCATGTGGTACAACATGTACGACCTGGCACAAGACTATGTTGCACGCGGCATGTCGGCCTACGTCGAGAAGGTACAAGAGCCGGAATTCGCAGCACGCGACCGTGGCTACACCTTCGTATCGCACCAGCAGGAAGTGGGCACCGGCTACTTCGACGATGTCACCACTGTGATCCAGGGCGGCCAGTCCAGCGTGACCGCGCTGACCGGCTCCACCGAAGAAGAGCAGTTCCACTAA